ACCAAAATTTCACGAAAATCCCACGGCAAGTTCTGtttttactgtgcatttctaCGAAAATTCCACAAGTTTTCCTCCTCTCACGTCAATCCCACGGCAaaggtcatttccgtcgattttgaagCTTTCCGACAACcgtaaatggcaaagaaggttagtatatctcccgtaattttgtttggatcaatttattgctgatataattgagatttgattgagaattttgggtttgaaagtttagggtttacgctttgaatattggttaaaatgtttggatttttggttgtttttgttgaattgattgaggggttttatgtaatacaatgtgtagagttgatttatataaaaatcggaggtcgaaacgacaaAAAATGAAGCGAAATTGGCTGCTgaatggatcggcagtctgtcgtgggaacggaatttcccacggcaggacgAATTTTCCCACGACAGCGTCCTTTGCAAGTCTAGTTGGGGGGTaaagtgggttttttaaaaccttggggaGCCGGAAGACTCATTACAAAAGAGGGGGTTTTATAGATATTGTTCTGTTTCCAGGCACCCACATTAATTGCATGCCAGTTTCCTGAAAAAACAAatacttttgacttttttttttttctctttttcagcaGCTCAACTTTTAAGcacataaatttacttatataccATTTTTTCTAACAGATTCTGTTaatacatcaaactttgggagggaataagtcttttagccttattgataaataaaataattatgtgtacaaaatctttatttaagtcCGATTAGGAcctaataaatcattaaagaatttttaCGAGGGGTTAAATTGCGAATTTTCTTATCCACAGTTTccgatcgtgtagttttcgaattttggtgctttttgacacaatttacaatgtaacgacgttatttcaacttaatatttcgatatttttatttataggatatatcaaattgattttttcaatttttcaaatgattttttggtTAGCAACATTCATAAGTATTTCAACTGATAAAGTTCGAATTTTAgctctgttttttcgaattttacatttcaagatatatcgaatcgtattcatgatctccgaacgatttttcaattatcgtcattttaaggtatttcaacgtatagaattcgaatttcagttccgttttttgaatttcaccattttaggatatatcgattcgtattttgacgatttctgaatgattttctgagtatggtcactttaaggtatttcaacgtataaaattcgaatttcagttccgtttttccgaatttcaccatCTTAGGATATATGAATTCGTACTTTCATGagtttcgaacgattttttgattatcgtaactttaaggtatttcaacgtatagaattcgaatttcaactccattttttcgaatttcaccatttcaggatatatcgaatcgtattttcatgatctccgaacgatttttcaattattgtcactttaaggtatttcagcgtatagaattcgaatttcagttacgttttttcgaatttcaccattttaggatatatcgattcgtattttgacgattttcgaatgatttttcgagtatggtcactttaaggtgtttcaacgtatagaattcgattttcagttctgtttttcaaattttaccaatttaggatatatcgattcgtattttcaagattttcgaaccatttttcgattatcgtgccttttatgtatttcaacgtatagaattcgcttttcatttctgttttttcgaatttcactattttaggatatattgattcgtattttcacgatatccagacgattttttgattatcatcactttaaggtattttaacgtatagaattcgaatttcagttccgttttttctaatttcaccattttatgatatatcgattcgtattttgacgatttctgaatgatttttcgagtatgatcactttaaggtatttcaacgtataaaatttgaatttcagttccgttttttcgaatttcaccatcttAGGATATATGAATTCGTACTTTCATGAGTTTCGAACCATTTTTCggttatcgtcactttaaggtattttaacgtatagaattcgaatttcagtttcgttttttaaaattgaaccattttacaatatatcgattcgtattttcaataTTCCCAAACCATTTTCtgatttgagaggacatgtttcgggtccttccttcgtttacccgaaaccaaattctgcggatattggttcatgcattttttctccgacagttacatccaccctttgccagagatgagttttggtttagggttagcgaggttgatgtgaggtttagcccgttcgagtttgcgttggtgacagaactttcgtttagccgtcggaccgatgtttcttcatatattcctcgctccttcggacataggatcagatctacgtacttttgcggttgtccgaaggtgcagtatcacgacatcgagcgtgttttcttgtcgaggccatggggggatgacgatattgatgtatatatttagcgttattcctatgtttagatgtatatatttattgtatgtgcatatgtgtatgatatactttatttgtggttatatatgaatgtgtatcgtatttgatttcattttttaaataatcttatcatgaaaaaacaataaaaacgtatgattactcaaacatttacacaattgaaacaattagagaaaataaagtaatactgaaataaagtaacactaaatttattacatcaaatgacaatacaattacacatttaaaacaataataaaaatacatcggttacataaacctgaagtacaacaatgaaaaatcatataaaaaacaaaattgagtataagcatgtcaagatctcgttcctttgccttttgtatgtgaacgTTGGGGGGCAGAGCTCGggaccggtgctggggatttacattgggttcgtgtatgcctcggttcatggcaacgactgcaaatcctcgatgtaacaatttctccttgcgatggatgtcgatttctattggatggatgacctggacgacgactatcgaggacggggggcaatataactaTGTCTTTCGGTaagtgtaaccaatcacattgatttccaagaagattgatcggttcctgatatattgcatgATAAATGTCagtgcggaagaatggatgaacccatgcgtgcacattcgtcagtctcatatgtcgtgcaacgacaatggcatgcttgcacgaaatacgtgaaagctgaaactttctacacgtgcaagacatgtcaccaaagtccacaatacccatgaatccaccaaatccaacaacctgataccaaatccaacaatccttcaaaaatctggaaaattcaagttcatatctcgtaaaacgatgaaattcaaaaaaatgaaattgaaattcgaattgtaaaagttgaaaaaccctagaatgacaacaatcgaaaaatccttcagaaatctgaaaaatatgagtcggtatattgtaaaacggtgaaattcaaaaaaacgaactgaaatttgatttctaaaagttgaaaaaccctagaatgacaacaatcgaaaaatcctttagaaatctgaaaaatacgggtcgatatatcgtaaaatggtgaaatctgaaaaaacagaattgaaattcaaattctaaaagttgaaaaaccctagaatggcaacaaacaaaaaatccttcgaaaatctgaaaaatacgagtcgatatctcgtcaaacggtgaaattcaaaaaaactgaattaaaattcgaattgtaaaagttgaaaaaccctagaatggcaacaatcgaaaaatacttcagaaatctgaaaaatacgagttgatatctcgtaaaacggtgaaatccaaaaaaacgaaactgaaattcaaattctaaaagttgaaaaaccctagaatggcaacaaacagaaaatccttcggaaatctgaaaaatacgagtcgatatctcgtcaaacggtgaaattcgaaaaaactgaattaaaattcgaattgtaaaagttgaaaaactctagaatggcaacaatcgaaaaattcttgagaaatctgaaaaatacgagtcgatatctcgtaaaacggtgaaatccgaaaaaacgaaactgaaattcaaattcgaaaagttgaaaaaccctagaatggcaacaaacggaaaatccttcggaaatctgaaaaatacgagtcgatatctcgtcaaacggtgaaattcgaaaaaactgaactaaaattcgaattctaaaagttgaaaaaccttagaatgacaacaaacgaaaaatctttcagaaatctgaaaaatacgataTCTCTAAAATCGATAACTGAAATTCggattctaaaagttgaaaaaccctagaatgacaacaaacgaaaaatccttcagaaatttgaaaaatacgaatcgacatatcgtaaaatggtgaaattcgaaaaaacgaaactgaaattcgaattctaaaagttgaaaaatgaaaatgcctttacaatataaaatatccaaaaaaccctcatatttatctaaaattattttaacccccataatgagtgaggggagttatataaatgaagggaagagtaattttgacattttagaaaaagtttgaaataaataaataaatatcaaaatgcctttataatgtaaaatatccaaaaacctctcatatttatctaaaattacattaaaaccccatagtaagtggaagagttatataaatatgagagaagggtagttttggtattaaaaaaagtcataggtttttttttttggaacagtgattttggacattttggtttgaaaattgtgattttgggtatttttgtttaatgggagggcattttagccattttttaaatttcccttaataaaataagttttgatgtgacaactaaaaaaacaaaaaatgtagtTCCCATTCAAGTTCAACCTCAAGAGCCTCGTATTCGATTTTGCCAGGTGAACTCTATTCAAAGTACCCGTGCCAATGTGACTTTCGGATAAGCTGAAACCGAACCGACAGGTCAGTAATCATCCAGACCCACTCACCCTATCACGTCACACAATTACAAGATAATTGGAATACAGAACCGTCTCCCATAAGCATAATGAGTGAATAAACCAAACCATCTATATATGACGAcccaacaaaattttaaagaagaGACATGGAGAGGCAGAGGCTGAGCACGAAATGGATAGCTACCGTTGCCAGCATATGGATTCAGTGCAACAGCGGTTCATCCTACACCTTCGGCATCTATTCTTCCACCCTTAAATCATCCCAAAACTATGATCAGTCAACACTCGACACAGTCTCTGTTTTCAAAGACATCGGTGCCAACGTCGGTGTCCTCTCAGGTCTCCTCTACTCGTATGTCACGCTCAACCACCGTACCCGTCTCAACTTTTTACGGGGGCCTTGGGTTGTCCACCTGGCGGGTGCTCTCCTTTGCTTCGTGGGGTACTTCTTAATGTGGGCTTCTGTTGTGGGGCTAATTCATCAGCCACCGGTGCCGTTGATGTGCTTGTTTATGTTTATGGCGGCTCAAGCTCAGACCTTTTTTAATACGGCAAATGTTGTGACGGGTGTCATGAACTTCAGCGATTACAGTGGCACGATCGTGGGTATCATGAAGGTACGGTACGGGACTTTCAAATTTGATCGACCactttggtttttgttttggttgtgAATCTGAAATCAATTGATGAGTTCttgagttaattattttaaccaatTATTTAGAAGTGAATCCAAATGAGTTGGAGGGATTAGATTGTCGATGGTGGGTTGTCAGTTACCAACccaaacaaagtaaaaaattgtTGCTTTACAgaatgtaattaataaaataaagtgatGGACTTGAGTGATTCATATTGCCTTTAAGTCGCTTTCTGTGGACTCTCTTGTTCTTGGTTATTCATAGTGGCGTCTTCCACTTGAATTATGAATTACTGTACTTGGCTTGTGTTTTCATGCCTTGACAAAAAGTCGTAAAGCTTGTTTTTATTAAGAACAACTTCTGAAACATAGCTTTCGTATTTCATGCTTGGTAATGACACATACTAGGACATGGTATCTCATTAGCATGGTAACATCATGCCATAATGATAAAAGTATCAATGCTTGGTAATGACACATACTTGTAAATCACAAAGTTTTTTTCTAAAGTGACAATTGTTCTACTGCAAATGAAAAGGAATGGTTTGGCATGTCCAGAGTCCAGTGCTCGTGATGAAGTATAGATATGTTACCATTTATCTtctttacaatttcattttattagtCTTAAAAGCCTGTTTGTCCAAGTTTTAACTTGAAGTATGTGATGCACATTGGTTAGTATGACTTCATATACTCATCCTGGGCAGGGTTTTCTTGGTCTAAGTGGAGCTTTGCTAATCCAAGCATATGAAACTATATGCAAGGACAATCCGAGCGCCTACCTTCTGATTCTTGCACTTTTGCCAACTTTTGTTTCCCTTTTGCTCATGTGTCTTGTAAACATCAATGGAACAAACTCTTTTGATGATAAGAAGCACTTGAATGCTTTCTCTGCAGTTGCTCTGACAGTGGCTGCCTATGTTATGATCATTATAATTTTGGAGAACATCTTTACTTTTCCATTTTGGGCACACATCAGTACATTCGCTATTCTGGTACTTCTACTTGCCTATCCTCTTAAAATTGCAATCACAGCCCAGAGGGAGAATACAGAGAGATTAGCTCAAACATTTTCTCCAGAGAGGAGTCCATTAGTGGACAACCCTGGTACAATGACATCCCCCAAGTTTTCCACAGAAGAGGACCCTTCAGAGTATCATCAGCTGCCTGGTGATACTTGTGAAGTGAAGGATGTTTCTAGTGACAGAATATTGGCAGTTGAGGAAGACATGAATCTCTTGCAAGCAATGTGCACTGGAAACTTCTGGCTGCTGTTCATTGCCATGTTATGTGGAATGGGCACCGGGCTGGCTACAATAAATAATCTCAGTCAAATAGGCGAATCCCTAGGCTACACAAGCAATGAAATAAGTTCTTTGGTCTCTTTGTGGAGTATATGGAATTTTCTTGGTCGTTTCGGAGCAGGGTATGTCTCAGATATAATCCTGCATAAGAAAGGTTGGGCAAGGCCAATTTTCATTGCTATCACTCAAGCAACATTGTCTGTTGGTCATATAGTTGTTGCTTCTGGTATCCCAAACACACTGTATGTGGGTACAATTATAGTGGGTCTTTGTTATGGTTCCCAGTGGTCACTTATGCCTACAATTAGTTTTGAGATATTTGGTGTTGGCCACTTGGGAACTATTTTCAACACCATTGCCATAGCAAGTCCTGTTGGATCATATATTTTCTCTGTAAGAGTAATTGGGTATCTGTATGACAAGGTAGCCAGCGGAGAAAGCAACTCCTGCTCTGGTTCTCACTGCTTCATGTTAGCTTTTCTGATAATGGCATCTGTTGCTTTTTTTGGATGTCTTGTTGCACTCCTGTTGTTTTTTCGCACAAGGAAGTTCTATAGTCAAGTTATTCTCAGACGATTGCAGCATTCCTCGAGATCATGACTCATGAGAAGTAACTCAGGCAATGCCGGCAGAGATTAGTGGCCAATGAAAATTTCCTCTTTGCTATTGTAATATGATGCAGGTGTTAAAGTGTGTATTCTTTTTTAGGAGAGAACATGAAACAGTATAGCTTGCCAAATAagttcttctcttttcttctgaaaaataattaaaaaaaaattattcgcCATGTTTACCAGTTCACAGCACTATTTTAGTAATAGTACATTGCGTAAGAGCACAAACTTCATATGCAAAGTTCTCCATATACATGACTCAAATGAATTTCTCTTGACTCGAATTTAGAGAACAGAAGCCCGTTAACTCTGGCAAAGCGCCGAGACTGCACGTGgacaaaacaacaaataataCTAGGATTGTCACCTGGAAGACACAAAAAAATTAGAGCGAAGTAACCCAGACCGGAACTGAAACGAAGCAAATGGATCCACTGAAACAGCTAAAATTGAACACCAAGTGGGTTTCAACCGTAGCCAGCATCTGGATCCAGTGCACCAGCGGCTCACTCTACACCTTTTCAATTTACTCATCAACCCTCAAAACCACCCAACACTACGATCAGTCAACGCTCGATACTGTTTCCGTTTTTAAGGATATCGGGGCCAATTTGGGAATTCTGTCAGGCCTTCTCTATACATACTCCACTAAAGTTCATCGGTCTCCTCACCAACAACGACAACGACGATGGATCCATTTTCTGGGACCTTGGGTTGTCCACCTGACTGGGGCGATCCAGTGCTTCACGGGTTACTTCTTAATGTGGACCTCTGTTGTGGGGTTGATTCCAAGGCCGCCGATTCCGGTCATGTGCTTGTTCATGTTATTGGCGGCTCATGCGATGACGTTTTTTAACACGGCTGATGTTGTCACCTCTGTACGGAATTTTCCTTCTTACAGT
Above is a genomic segment from Mangifera indica cultivar Alphonso chromosome 3, CATAS_Mindica_2.1, whole genome shotgun sequence containing:
- the LOC123211828 gene encoding protein NUCLEAR FUSION DEFECTIVE 4, which translates into the protein MERQRLSTKWIATVASIWIQCNSGSSYTFGIYSSTLKSSQNYDQSTLDTVSVFKDIGANVGVLSGLLYSYVTLNHRTRLNFLRGPWVVHLAGALLCFVGYFLMWASVVGLIHQPPVPLMCLFMFMAAQAQTFFNTANVVTGVMNFSDYSGTIVGIMKGFLGLSGALLIQAYETICKDNPSAYLLILALLPTFVSLLLMCLVNINGTNSFDDKKHLNAFSAVALTVAAYVMIIIILENIFTFPFWAHISTFAILVLLLAYPLKIAITAQRENTERLAQTFSPERSPLVDNPGTMTSPKFSTEEDPSEYHQLPGDTCEVKDVSSDRILAVEEDMNLLQAMCTGNFWLLFIAMLCGMGTGLATINNLSQIGESLGYTSNEISSLVSLWSIWNFLGRFGAGYVSDIILHKKGWARPIFIAITQATLSVGHIVVASGIPNTLYVGTIIVGLCYGSQWSLMPTISFEIFGVGHLGTIFNTIAIASPVGSYIFSVRVIGYLYDKVASGESNSCSGSHCFMLAFLIMASVAFFGCLVALLLFFRTRKFYSQVILRRLQHSSRS